Genomic window (Asticcacaulis excentricus CB 48):
AAGCCTCGCTGCAACTGGAATCCGACGGTTATCTGCCCACAAATGAAACCGCCATTCCATACGGCAATATCGCCCCGGTCAAGGGAACGCCGTTTGATTTCACCAAGCCGGCGGTGATCAATGAACGCGTGCGCGACGCCCGCGATCCGCAAATCCTGATTGGCCTCGGCATCGACCATAACTACGTCCTGCGCGGCGGCGTGACCAAGACGCCTAAACAGGCCGTCACCCTGATTGATGCTAAATCGGGCCGCGGCCTGAAGATCCTGACCACCGAGCCAGGCATTCAGATGTACACCGGCAACTTCCTCGACGGGAAGGTTCCGGGCCGCAACGGTCAGGTCACGCGCATGGGCGACGCCGTCGCCTTCGAAGCCCAGCACTTCCCCGATAGCCCTAACCAGCCGCAGTTTCCGACCACTCGTCTGAACCCCGGCGAAACCTATACCCAGACGACGGTTCACCACCTCTTCGTCGCTAAGTAATCCAAGAAGTAGAGAATCCCCACACCGATGTCCGACCGCAACCTCTCCCGTTCCAAGACCAAGCTCCGTTCGCGCGCCTGGTTCGACAATCCTGAAAACGCCGACATGACGGCGCTCTACCTTGAGCGTTACATGAATTTCGGCCTGTCGCTGGAGGAGTTGCAGTCGGACAAGCCGATCATCGGCATCGCCCAGACCGGTTCTGACCTCAGCCCGTGTAACCGCCATCACCTCGAGCTGGCTAAACGCATACGCGATGGCATTATCGAAGCGGGCGGTATTCCGCTCGAATTCCCAGTTCACCCGATTCAGGAAACCGGCAAGCGTCCGACGGCAGGGCTTGACCGCAACCTGGCATACATCGGCCTTGTCGAAGTTATCTATGGCTATCCTCTGGACGGCGTCGTGCTGACCATCGGCTGCGACAAGACGACCCCGGCCTGCCTGATGGCCGCCGCTACAGTCAACATCCCGGCCATCGCCTTGTCGGTCGGCCCCATGCTCAACGGCTGGTACAAGGGTGAGAGAACGGGTTCGGGCACCATAGTGTGGAAGGCCCGCGAACTGCTCGCCGCTGGCGAAATTGACTATCAAGGCTTCATTAAGCTCGTCGCCTCTTCGGCGCCTTCGACCGGCTACTGCAACACCATGGGCACTGCAACGACCATGAACAGCCTGGCCGAAGCGCTGGGGATGCAGCTCCCCTACTCGGCCGCTATCCCGGCCCCGCACCGCGACCGTCAGGAATGCGCCTACCGCACGGGCAAGCGAATTGTGGACATGGTACACGAGGACCTGAAGCCGTCGGATATCCTGACCAAGGAAGCCTTCATAAACGCCATCCGTGTCAATTCGGCCATCGGCGGTTCAACTAACGCGCCTATCCACCTCAATGCGCTGGCCCGCCATATAGGCGTGGACCTGAAGATCGAGGAATGGCAACAGTACGGTGAAGAGGTGCCGCTGCTGGTCAATCTGATGCCGGCCGGTGAATACTTGGGTGAAGACTATCACCATGCGGGTGGCGTACCCGCCGTAGTGGGTCAGCTGATCAAGCACGGCTTGATCCATGAAAACGCTCTCACGGCCAACGGCAAGACGATCGGCGAAAACTGCCGCGATGCGGTAATCGAAGACGAGCGTGTTATTCGCCCGTTCGAGCAACCCCTGAAGCTCGCAGCCGGGTTCCGTGTCCTGTCGGGCAATCTGTTCGATTCGGCAGTGATGAAAGTCTCGGTGATCAGCCCGGAATTCCGGGAGCGCTACCTGTCTGATCCGACTTCGCCTAACGCCTTTACCGGCCGCGCCATCGTCTTCGACGGCCCGGAAGACTATCACCACCGCATCGACGACGAATCCCTGAACATCGACGAGCACTGCATCCTGTTCATGCGCGGTGCCGGCCCCATCGGCTATCCGGGTGCCGCTGAAGTCGTCAATATGCGCGCCCCCAACTATTTGCTGAAGCGCGGCGTCACCTCCCTGGCCTGCATCGGCGATGGTCGTCAGTCGGGCACTTCGGGTTCGCCGTCGATTCTCAACGCCTCACCCGAAGCGGCGGCGGGCGGCAACCTTGCCATCCTGCAAACCGGCGATCAGGTACGCGTCGACCTGAACGATAACACGGTCAATGTCCTGATCTCCGACGCTGAAATCGAAAAGCGCCGCGCTGCGCTTGAGGCTGCCGGTGGCTTCCAGTACCCGGCGCACCAGACGCCGTGGCAGGAAATGCAGCGTGGCGTGGTCGGTCAGATGGGGTCGGGCATGGTACTTGAAAACGCAGTCAAGTATCAGCGCATCGCTCAGGTAGGTGCGGGCGTACCGCGCGACAACCACTGATCTTAATCAAAACGTCTGTAAATCATTTAAACCGCCAGACTAACCCACTGGCGGTTTTTCTGTAGTCAGTCCAGCATATGTCAATGTATTGCGGCACAGCAAATTGCCTCAAAACCTGCCACGTTCCCGCTTTATAACCAAATTTATTATCTTACCTCACCGAATTTTCATTTGGGATATCAAGCTGAAATATTTCCAGTAAACATGATTTTTACATTTCCGATGCTACAGATAGCGTAATCGCGTTATCAATTGTGAGTTTGGGAACCATGTCGATTCGGTTACGTTTGATGGCCCTGATTGCTTCGTTCGCCGTCATGTCGTTGCTCATTACGGGCCTCGCATTGATGTCTCTCGACCGCTACAAGGCGATGATGGGGGCATATGGTGCCGCCTATGACCACGCCTACGACATCGAACGCATCAACCACATGATCAGCAATGTTGTGATGGAATCGCGTGGCATTTACCTCTCCGAGGATGCCGCCGAAGCGAAGATTTTTGCGGGGAACCTTTCCCGCGGCCTCGATGAGGTTGAGCGAGTACTTCAAAGCTGGAAACAGTCAAACGATGCCGAAGAACGTGCCCGTTACACCGCAATTGAACCGACTGCACGTACATTCATAGCGGTCCGTCGTCAGGTGGCGGCTCTGGCGAACGAAGGGGCGATCGATAAAGCCACGGCGTTGGGCACATCCAGTCGGGAAGATCGTATCCAACTACAAAAAAGCCTAGACAAACTGGTGATTGAAGCGCGCAAGGACCTCACCAACACCCAGGCGGAAGCCGCCACTTTTTCAGCGCAGCGCAGTCAAACCTTTCTGCTGATGGCCCTCTTTTCGATAGCGGGAATCCTTTGTCTATCGGCTCTGGCGATCCTTCACTTCATTACACGCCCGCTGCGGCATGTGGCCGGAACAATCATCAGCCTGTCGGAAGGCAAGCTCGATACCCCGGTTCCAGACGACACCGACGACAAGGGCGAGGTGGCCGAACTCTGGCGCGCCATCGCTCGGCTCAAGGCCCACGCCATAGAAGCTGAAAAAATCGTCGCCGCTCAACGCGAAACCGAACGACTGCAAGCGCTGGAAGCCCGTCAGCTCATACTAGACTGACCCGATTTGCGGTAGATAGTCGAACGGTGGATACCCAGTGCCCGCGCGGCTGCGCTGACATTACCGCCATGCGCTTCTAGAGCGCGCCGGATGGCCGCCGTCTCGACATCGTCCAGCCGTGCCTCAGTAAGGTTCGTCACTGCCGGGGCCAACCCGTCCACTTCGCAGCGCGCGTGATAGAGCCGCCCTTCGTGGTCACGCAGGTGCAGCGAGCCGGGCCGTAAGACCCCGGCATCGAACAGGTCGTCAAAGCGCAGGCTGTCGAGATCGTCCCAGTTACGCCCAGTCAGCGACAGGCCGCGGCGGTTGGCGGCGACCACAACCCCGTCCCGGAAGACCAGTATACCTTCGCGTGCTGCCCCCAGCAGACTGGAATCGCTATGAAAACGCAAGGTCTGGCACGACTCGAAGCCTTCGCGGAATAGGCGGTGTTCAATCTGTTCCACCGCAAGCCGCATAAGGCCTAGCATGTGGCCACCCTGCATATTCGCCGGGGTGGAGAGGTCGAGCACTCCGAGCACCGCCCCGCGCGGGTCGATGATTGGCGTCGCGGCGCAGCTTAACACGCGATGCGCCTGAAAATAATGCTCGGCACCGTTGACAGCCACCGGGCGGCGCTCGGCGATGGCGGTGCCGATGGCATTCGTGCCGGTACCATCCTCGCTCCACAGGACGCCGGGGCGCAGCGCCACCTCCGCCGCCTTGCCCGCAAAGCCCGGATCACCGACGGCGTCGAGGATTTCACCGCGCGCATTGGTCAGAA
Coding sequences:
- a CDS encoding IlvD/Edd family dehydratase; amino-acid sequence: MSDRNLSRSKTKLRSRAWFDNPENADMTALYLERYMNFGLSLEELQSDKPIIGIAQTGSDLSPCNRHHLELAKRIRDGIIEAGGIPLEFPVHPIQETGKRPTAGLDRNLAYIGLVEVIYGYPLDGVVLTIGCDKTTPACLMAAATVNIPAIALSVGPMLNGWYKGERTGSGTIVWKARELLAAGEIDYQGFIKLVASSAPSTGYCNTMGTATTMNSLAEALGMQLPYSAAIPAPHRDRQECAYRTGKRIVDMVHEDLKPSDILTKEAFINAIRVNSAIGGSTNAPIHLNALARHIGVDLKIEEWQQYGEEVPLLVNLMPAGEYLGEDYHHAGGVPAVVGQLIKHGLIHENALTANGKTIGENCRDAVIEDERVIRPFEQPLKLAAGFRVLSGNLFDSAVMKVSVISPEFRERYLSDPTSPNAFTGRAIVFDGPEDYHHRIDDESLNIDEHCILFMRGAGPIGYPGAAEVVNMRAPNYLLKRGVTSLACIGDGRQSGTSGSPSILNASPEAAAGGNLAILQTGDQVRVDLNDNTVNVLISDAEIEKRRAALEAAGGFQYPAHQTPWQEMQRGVVGQMGSGMVLENAVKYQRIAQVGAGVPRDNH
- a CDS encoding MCP four helix bundle domain-containing protein, with the protein product MSIRLRLMALIASFAVMSLLITGLALMSLDRYKAMMGAYGAAYDHAYDIERINHMISNVVMESRGIYLSEDAAEAKIFAGNLSRGLDEVERVLQSWKQSNDAEERARYTAIEPTARTFIAVRRQVAALANEGAIDKATALGTSSREDRIQLQKSLDKLVIEARKDLTNTQAEAATFSAQRSQTFLLMALFSIAGILCLSALAILHFITRPLRHVAGTIISLSEGKLDTPVPDDTDDKGEVAELWRAIARLKAHAIEAEKIVAAQRETERLQALEARQLILD
- a CDS encoding sigma-54-dependent Fis family transcriptional regulator, with the protein product MISDPARVEAARKAFFEKHSLPVDQVGHAILRSWIRCADMGLNAAADPRTEAPSTSDVRLLHEKHEALRRISRPELDALHAEARELSGIVILTNARGEILDAVGDPGFAGKAAEVALRPGVLWSEDGTGTNAIGTAIAERRPVAVNGAEHYFQAHRVLSCAATPIIDPRGAVLGVLDLSTPANMQGGHMLGLMRLAVEQIEHRLFREGFESCQTLRFHSDSSLLGAAREGILVFRDGVVVAANRRGLSLTGRNWDDLDSLRFDDLFDAGVLRPGSLHLRDHEGRLYHARCEVDGLAPAVTNLTEARLDDVETAAIRRALEAHGGNVSAAARALGIHRSTIYRKSGQSSMS